Below is a genomic region from Carassius carassius chromosome 50, fCarCar2.1, whole genome shotgun sequence.
GTCAGTTCAGTTCAGAGGTACAGACCACTGATCATATATAGTtcagaggtacacacacaaaaaaaagaaaaaaaaggcggAGCCTTAACTTGGCCGTGACGCATCAAATCACGTGACGCCTTCATCTTGTCAGCTGACGCTTGGCGGAACTGTAGTTTCGTTCGTCCTGCATATTTTagtcatacagataaaagtagTGAATAGTTTAGTTTAGTAGTTCTAAAGTTAATATTAAATCTTTAATGTGATAAATCTCTCTTCAGAATACAGTAAGTGCCTTCAAATCATCAGCCATGGCGCTCAGCGATGCCGCTGTTCAGAAACAGGTAAGAAAACCAGAAGTTCATAAACTaagattataatttatttaataaaccatTATGTTTCAGATCAGGTAGCCTAAGTATAGAAATATCTGTTATAAGACTCATTACATGAATACGGTGCACTTTTAAAGTCCCATGACTTCTATAACGAAACATTACAAGCACGAATCTGATGATTTACGTTTAGGATACtaattttatactgtacatttaaatataatttaataaactagtaactaataaaaacaacattattttttaacaaagtgtCATTATTTTGGCATATTCTGAACTGATATTCAGTTAACTGTaaaccattttcatttttaaaatatgtaacgtAAACGTAATCGTCTAATTTTAAATCTcgttttaaatatcatatttagTGGTAggattatgttttaataaatctgaattgatattgtttattatatttgttataaatgtgtatatatattttgcaaggtgtgttaagtgttttgaaaggtgtatataaataaattcattgttaCTTTATAATTACTTATTATCTTCTACTCCTAGCAAGACATCTTTTTATATTCCATTCACTTTGAGAGTTACCAAATTAGGTTTTGCAATTAATTAATATGCTGTGATTGTTTAACGCTGTGTATTATGAAGGCAAAAGAGGAAATCTCTTTTCTTTCAGTTGTCCAGCACACATCCATGGACTTTCCTATCAGCACTGAAGCAACACTTTCAGTCTCATTTCCCCATCAGTTTCCCTCATCcccttttatttcattacatcATCTAAAAAAAGGATCAGAGGGGCTTTCATTCTAATTTAACCTTGTTTTGCTTGTTTATTGACACTGGTCTCCTTGCATCTCTCCAGCTCAAACACATGATGGCCTTTATTGAACAGGAAGCCAATGAGAAGGCAGAAGAAATTGATGCGAAGGTAACATATAAATGCAGTGATTAGCATAAGTGCATGAATATGGTCTGAAATTGTCTAGAGCATTTTTAGAGCATCATGTGTATTGCTGGCATTTCACAGGCAGAAGAAGAGTTTAATATTGAAAAGGGACGACTGGTACAGACCCAGAGGTTGAAAATAATGGAGTACTATGAGAAGAAAGAGAAACAGATTGAACAACAGAAGAAAATGTGAGTTGGAGTTCTTTAAATGAGTAACCTGGGTCATTCTTCAGATTATTTAACAACATCTCTGGTCAAATCCACAGCCAAATGTCGAATTTGATGAACCAGGCCAGACTGAAGGTACTCAAAGCCCGTGATGACATGGTTAAGGTATGATGATTATGTGATTTTTGACATTTCTATAGTTTATACTTTTGTAAAATCGCAAGAAATCTCACCTTTATCTTCCTCCTGTGATTTTTTTGCAGGATCTCCTTAATGAAGCACGACAAAAGCTGGCCGACATTGCCAAAAACCCAAATGAGTACTCAACACTGCTGGAAGGCTTGGTGTTACAGGTCAGCagacttctattttaaataaatgccattctttttaactttttattcatcaaagaatcctgaaaaaatgatcctaggttccaaaaaatattaagcagcacaactgtttgcaaCATCGATAATAaaacagcatatcagaatgattactgaaggaccatgtgacattgaagaccggagaaataactgatgaaaattcagctttgcatcacagaaataaattatatttgaaagtatattaaaataaaaaatgtcattttaacttgtaataatatttcacaacattaatgtttttttataatttgtataattaataattacttaattacCGTTTCTTTTTGCCTCGGCAGGGATTTTATCAGCTGCTGGAGCCCAAGGTTATAATTCGGTGCAGGAAGGATGATGTAGCAATGGTGCAGGTGAGCTCTATTCACCATCAACGTCCGTATATCAACTATACAAAccctttacatttttaaagaggTTGATATACTGTTCATTATAGGCTGCTGTTAAGAAAAACATCCCTATTTACAAAGAGACAGTAAAGCATAATATTGAAGTGCGCATCGATGAGAACAGCTTCCTGTCCCCTGACATGTAAGATCACTTATACACTCAGCTTTGTTAGAAAAGGCTAATTTATACATAATTAGATATGTTCATTTTTCATCCTTGGCATCCTCAGCTCAGGAGGTGTTGAAGTCTATAACGCTGATGGCAAAATCAAAGTGTCCAACACACTGGAGAGCAGATTGGACCTTCTATCGCAACAGGTAGAGAAACTAATCACATTGTAGAACAGGAAGAAACAGGATaaaagctgttttgttttgtttgttgtattCAGGTTCTCAtattctttgctttttttttgctttcacagaTGATGCCTGAGATCAGAGTGCAGCTGTTTGGTGCGAACCAAAACCGCAAGTTTATGGACTAATGGTGCATTACTAAATATGCATCATCGGTAGTTGAGAGAACAGTGAAATTCTGAAGCCCTGATAAAGTGATGAAGAGGTTTGATGGGAAGTTCTTTTTTTAAGGTCACTTTGTGGATTTTCTGTTGCAATTCATTTAATCATGTTTCAGCAATGAGTTGCACTCTTGTCGGTTTTTGCTGGTTCTCTTAAAAAAACCATGCCAAAGAAAGTAGTTTGAAATGAAAGGCTTATAATGTGTGCTTATGTTACCTTATACCTCTCCTTTGAGTGTTTGAGTGCTTTCTGTTTGAAAATCATGTCATCTGTATGGAAAGTGGACACCTGAAATCTTATCTCAGCCTGTCTGAACAAAGAGCTTTAAGCTCTCAGGAATTGACATTATTTCCTTGAATGTTGTTAGCTAAGCTAGCAGCCTTACCCTCATTCGATGTCTAAAAAATATGGATTCCTCTGTGCAtgtctttgtgttttcatttGTAGTTCAATTGCATTATACTAcagtgaaataaatatattttatttttattctgaagCATTTCTGTGCtcattataatataaacaaaacattgcTGGTTACATCAATTCAGAAATCTGACAGAGGTGTAAAGATGCTACATATCCctcaaacattaaaaacatgctGCCCTCTTGTGGAGTTCAAATATACAAGATGCAAATTAGCATCagttgtgttccacaaaagatgttttgcattaccagattttttatttttattttctagaaACACTCTTCAGTGAACAAATTAATAAGCAGAAATCAGTCTTCTATCAGATATCAGTCTTGCATATTTAAATGTACAGATTTCTTGTTgctttacaatttatatatataataatatatgaataGGAAGTTTCTGAGATATTTATCAGAAATCAAGTCTTGTCTTTCAGGAATATGCCACTgcatactttgaaaaatattgtattgttggtattattaaaactgtatttttaataacagcaattttgtatttattttttctagaaGTACACTCAAAATGAAACTATTCAAGATCTCATTTCTCTATTTTTCACTTTACCCTTTTTCtaccaaatgtgaaaaaaaatttaagcacAAATTCTCTAcataagaatatatatacataacttgAGTGGCATGGATAAGGCTTTGTTGCTTTTGAATTTATTGTGCActcaaaaaaatcatttaaagaagagtttttttttttttaaattacccaAAATTATATAGCCTACAAGGAATTTCGTCCCACAGAGGAACATAAAACAGGAGGACAAGGCATCCGCTGCGAAGTCCAGCAGTCTCTTCACATGTAGAGACTGAGATTTACTGAGAGATGAGAATTTAAGCAGCAGCTAGATGAGGTCAGCAGACACTAAACCCAGTTTCTGCTTACTTTTTGCTGTTTAAATGGGTGGTAATCAACAGTAGAGAGCCAAAACATATATTTAGAAGATACAAATCCATAATCTCAACTTTGATTCAAGTCTTCtttctatggaagcctgtttctgccacaacataaaaaaatgtgaGATAAagccttttgtattttttaatttggtCTAGGGAATaacaaattgtgaaatgtaaactcagaattcagagggGGAAAGAAATCCCAATTGTTCAATTCTCTGTaaaaatgggcttccatacctTTCGGCAATTTAAATACACATCGATAAATCAATTATCAATAAATCAATTATCACAAATCATGTTGGTTTAAAGCTCATTGTAACTATGGgcttaaaaacaatattaaattgGACAAGACACTGAGGACAATAAAAACCCTGCCAGATTAGTCAGAACGGGACCCTGTCTTACCTAAAGAACcctgttttttagtttttaggtacTTAAACATAGTTAGTGTTCAATATAGGCTTTTATGTTAGCGTTACACAAGCCTCCCCTGTTTTCCCAAAGTGTCTGAACCTCCTTTGGACATGTGAATTTCTCTCATCCCTTGGCCCATGTAGAAACAGTACTGTGTGTATGATTACTGAGGTAACGTCACCTGCTGCTATCCCAGCAGCCCCAGCACGTGCTCGCCGATTCCCAGGAAATACACACCCTGAGCGATGCCGAAGAGTGGAGCGATGACTAAAGCTCGACACGTTGCTCCTTTAAGAAACGCAGCTGGTCCTTCTCGTTTTAAAATGCGTCTGTGGATATAAAGGAGTGACTGCCATATAAAAACTAAGATACATGAATatggtcatttttatattatcataaacaaaaaaagtcaaaacGTGCAAATATAAAGCTTACTGTGCACAGTCAATGATGCCTCTATAGGAGTCCTCTCCTTCCCCCTTCTGCAAGGTCTGTAGGCGAGTCTTTATAACTGAACATGACAAATATTAATAGATGCattcatttcaatatttatttttagcataaGGCGTATATTAAACTTTTCTTGGTTCtaattttaatttcccaaatGCAGGTTATAACAGAGCTATGTTCAGCAGGTAGTCTGACTTAGTTCCATGATTTGGTTCTTTCAAACAGCTCATATTAAAGATTAATTCAGCAAAATGTTTGAAAGGATAGTTCTTCCATTCTGTCATTTGAAGCAGTTACAACCCTTGGACGTTCTTTTGTCTGCTGAACACAAGTTGACAGTAGCTATTGACTTctataataatgaaaaaactaaacaaacaaaaaaaaagggtatggaagtcaatggctaccataaACTGTTGAAGATATCTTCCTTATATTGAACAGGTTATAAATATCTagcttgtttttaaatgttagttTAACATTAGTTAGATATTTCTGCATAAGGACTTCAGCACATAGACTTTAATTAGAATATGTGTCCATGCTGTAACATGTAGGCTCTAATTAAGTTATGAAAACTGGATGATATGTTTTCTGTGAGTCTATTTTTGAGCCTCTAGACAATGTAATATTACAGACAGTACTGCCAAATCTTCAAATATAGACATTGAAGGGGCTGCCAGTGTTTCCAAATAATCCCCCTGTACCCTTCACTGATGTTTTAGGCAACAAACAGTTGTCAGTCGGACAATACAATAAATGTAGAGATGAGCTATAAACAAAATGCTTTCTGAATAGAACATGAAAGCA
It encodes:
- the LOC132133096 gene encoding V-type proton ATPase subunit E 1-like, giving the protein MALSDAAVQKQLKHMMAFIEQEANEKAEEIDAKAEEEFNIEKGRLVQTQRLKIMEYYEKKEKQIEQQKKIQMSNLMNQARLKVLKARDDMVKDLLNEARQKLADIAKNPNEYSTLLEGLVLQGFYQLLEPKVIIRCRKDDVAMVQAAVKKNIPIYKETVKHNIEVRIDENSFLSPDISGGVEVYNADGKIKVSNTLESRLDLLSQQMMPEIRVQLFGANQNRKFMD